The following are encoded together in the Fundidesulfovibrio putealis DSM 16056 genome:
- a CDS encoding amino acid ABC transporter ATP-binding protein, with protein sequence MSANNAIEPIISIERVGKFFGKLRALNDVSMTVRPGEKVVIIGPSGSGKSTLLRTINRLETIDAGRIVVDGMNISDPAVDINQVRMEVGMVFQSFNLFPHYTVLDNVTLAPMKLRGEPRAQAEEKAMALLNKVGIQEKAGVFPAMLSGGQQQRVAIARALAMNPKIMLFDEPTSALDPEMIGEVLAVMLDLAREGMTMVVVTHEMGFARQAADRIVFMDQGQIIDEGAPAEFFESAVHPRAQKFLEQIL encoded by the coding sequence ATGTCCGCAAATAACGCAATCGAACCCATCATCTCCATCGAGCGCGTGGGCAAGTTCTTCGGCAAGCTCCGCGCCCTGAATGATGTGTCCATGACCGTGCGCCCCGGCGAAAAGGTGGTCATCATCGGGCCTTCCGGCTCCGGCAAGTCCACCCTGCTGCGCACCATCAACCGCCTGGAGACCATCGACGCCGGACGCATCGTGGTGGACGGCATGAACATCTCCGACCCCGCAGTGGACATAAACCAGGTGCGCATGGAAGTGGGCATGGTGTTCCAGTCCTTCAATCTGTTCCCGCACTACACGGTGCTGGACAACGTGACGCTCGCCCCCATGAAGCTGCGCGGCGAGCCCCGCGCCCAGGCCGAGGAAAAAGCCATGGCGCTCCTGAACAAGGTGGGCATCCAGGAGAAGGCCGGCGTGTTCCCGGCCATGCTCTCCGGCGGGCAGCAACAGCGCGTGGCCATCGCCCGCGCCCTGGCCATGAACCCCAAGATCATGCTCTTCGACGAACCCACCTCGGCGCTTGACCCCGAGATGATCGGCGAGGTCCTGGCCGTCATGCTGGATCTGGCCCGCGAGGGCATGACCATGGTGGTGGTGACCCACGAGATGGGCTTCGCCCGTCAAGCCGCCGACCGCATCGTGTTCATGGACCAGGGGCAGATCATCGACGAAGGCGCGCCTGCGGAGTTCTTCGAGAGCGCCGTGCATCCGCGCGCCCAGAAGTTCCTGGAGCAGATTCTGTAG
- a CDS encoding TrpB-like pyridoxal phosphate-dependent enzyme: MESKIILPERDMPRQWYNALPDLPTPLAPPLDPATGQPVTADMLAPIFPMGIIEQEMSSQRFIDIPEPVLDVYRLFRPTPLVRAARLEKALGVKCRIYYKDESRSPAGSHKPNTAVPQAYYNKLEGVKRLATETGAGQWGTALSFACKMFGLDCTVYMVKVSYNQKPYRRILIHSYGAEVFPSPSDRTQVGREVLKNDPDCQGSLGLAISEAVEDAATHDDTKYALGSVLNHVVLHQTIVGQEVEKQLAMAGEKPDYLVGCVGGGSNFGGLVLPFLPRKLSGEKITFVAAEPKACPTLTRGQFRYDYGDVARLTPLLKMHTLGHAYMPAPIHAGGLRYHGDAPIVCNLAAEGLVDARAYFQNDCFEAARLFQATEGFLPAPETSHAIKAAIDVARQAEPGQVVVFLFSGHGLLDLASYDAYMQGGLVDFEHSEADIKESLKACPDFD, encoded by the coding sequence ATGGAGTCCAAGATCATCCTGCCGGAACGAGACATGCCCCGCCAGTGGTACAACGCCCTGCCAGACCTGCCCACGCCCCTGGCCCCTCCGCTCGATCCCGCGACCGGGCAGCCCGTTACCGCCGATATGCTGGCCCCCATCTTTCCCATGGGGATCATCGAGCAGGAGATGAGCTCGCAGCGCTTCATCGACATCCCTGAACCCGTGCTGGACGTGTACCGCCTCTTCCGCCCGACCCCGCTGGTGCGCGCGGCTCGACTGGAGAAGGCGCTGGGCGTCAAATGCCGCATCTACTACAAGGACGAATCCCGCTCTCCGGCCGGGTCGCACAAACCGAACACCGCGGTTCCCCAAGCGTATTACAACAAGCTGGAAGGGGTGAAGCGTCTGGCCACGGAGACCGGCGCGGGCCAGTGGGGCACGGCCCTGTCCTTCGCCTGCAAGATGTTCGGGCTGGACTGCACCGTGTACATGGTGAAGGTCAGCTACAACCAGAAGCCTTACCGGCGCATCCTCATCCACTCTTACGGGGCGGAGGTGTTCCCTTCGCCGTCCGACAGGACCCAGGTGGGGCGCGAGGTGCTGAAAAACGACCCGGACTGCCAGGGCAGCCTGGGGCTGGCCATTTCCGAGGCCGTGGAGGACGCAGCCACTCACGACGACACCAAGTACGCGCTGGGCAGCGTGCTGAACCACGTGGTGCTGCACCAGACCATCGTGGGGCAGGAGGTGGAGAAGCAACTGGCCATGGCGGGTGAGAAGCCCGACTATCTGGTGGGATGCGTGGGCGGCGGCAGCAACTTCGGCGGACTGGTGCTCCCGTTCCTGCCGCGCAAGCTCTCCGGCGAGAAGATCACCTTTGTGGCGGCGGAGCCAAAGGCCTGCCCCACGTTAACCAGGGGACAGTTCCGCTACGATTACGGCGACGTGGCCCGGCTCACGCCGCTCCTCAAGATGCACACCCTCGGGCACGCCTACATGCCTGCGCCCATCCACGCGGGCGGGTTGCGCTACCACGGGGATGCCCCCATCGTGTGCAACCTGGCCGCCGAAGGGTTGGTCGACGCGCGCGCCTACTTCCAGAACGACTGCTTCGAGGCCGCGCGTCTCTTCCAGGCCACGGAAGGGTTTCTGCCCGCGCCCGAAACATCCCACGCCATCAAGGCGGCCATCGACGTGGCCAGGCAGGCGGAGCCGGGCCAGGTGGTGGTGTTCCTGTTCTCCGGGCACGGACTTCTGGACCTGGCCTCCTACGATGCCTACATGCAGGGCGGTCTGGTGGACTTCGAGCACTCCGAGGCGGACATCAAGGAGTCGCTGAAAGCCTGCCCGGATTTCGACTAA
- a CDS encoding PilZ domain-containing protein, which translates to MILDLFKKKKSPLDPAHREVLEQAQLQRSKMDLVFEESVTSITGLSCAVNTIGQQSMALDVYGLTKPGNFSGRYFSCYFRIREGKTGFAFHSFRAKVLEVRQAKNGGIVFVVSLPSGVDRSQRRRSMRVRPDLGWFEELMFWRGAKLQNPEKDAILLGLNELRQGKLCRLENISAGGVGLHLEREFCRQSQFCPSMHDEFTVYLRFAQDMRNQPRELWFTGKAVRVSEDPVTRDTDIGVEFRHVGRKPATDEEMEWVSVQENVAEELITRIFEWHAAICRERAGTVE; encoded by the coding sequence ATGATACTTGATCTCTTCAAGAAAAAAAAATCCCCACTCGATCCCGCTCACCGGGAGGTCCTGGAGCAGGCCCAGTTGCAGCGCTCCAAGATGGATCTGGTCTTTGAGGAGTCCGTAACCTCCATCACGGGGCTCAGCTGCGCGGTGAACACCATCGGTCAGCAGTCCATGGCTCTGGATGTGTACGGGCTGACCAAACCCGGCAACTTCTCAGGCAGGTACTTCAGCTGTTATTTCCGCATCCGCGAGGGCAAGACTGGATTCGCATTCCATTCCTTCCGGGCGAAAGTGCTCGAAGTGCGTCAGGCCAAGAACGGCGGCATAGTGTTTGTCGTGTCCCTGCCGAGCGGAGTGGACAGATCCCAACGGCGGCGCAGCATGCGCGTGCGCCCGGACCTGGGCTGGTTCGAAGAGCTCATGTTCTGGCGGGGGGCCAAACTCCAGAATCCGGAAAAGGATGCCATCCTGCTCGGCCTGAACGAGCTGCGCCAGGGCAAACTGTGCCGCCTGGAGAACATTTCGGCGGGGGGCGTGGGCCTGCATCTGGAGCGCGAGTTCTGCCGCCAGTCCCAGTTCTGCCCATCCATGCACGACGAATTCACCGTGTACCTGCGTTTCGCCCAGGACATGCGCAATCAGCCGCGCGAGCTGTGGTTCACCGGCAAAGCCGTGCGTGTTTCCGAGGACCCGGTCACCAGGGATACGGACATCGGGGTCGAATTCCGGCATGTGGGGCGAAAACCCGCCACGGACGAGGAGATGGAGTGGGTCTCGGTTCAGGAGAACGTTGCCGAGGAGCTCATCACGCGCATCTTCGAGTGGCACGCCGCAATATGCCGGGAGCGGGCCGGCACCGTGGAGTGA
- a CDS encoding TerC family protein: MELFTVANAIAFLTLSALEIVLGIDNIVFIAILSNRLPPEQQSRARRVGLILAMGTRILLLLSISWVMRLTTPLFSVLGTDFSGRDLILLGGGLFLIAKSTFEIHEKTEGGGHGPDSPGQKVLTYGSAVAQIAVLDIIFSLDSVITAVGMVQSVTIMIAAVVAAVIVMMIFADRISVFVKNHPTIQMLALSFLILIGVFLVAEALGKHIDRGYIYFAMAFSLGVELLNMKARKASTRNSSGH; this comes from the coding sequence ATGGAACTATTCACCGTTGCCAATGCCATCGCCTTTCTGACGCTCTCCGCCCTGGAAATCGTCCTCGGCATCGACAACATCGTCTTCATCGCCATCCTCTCCAACCGCCTGCCTCCGGAGCAGCAGAGCCGCGCCCGCCGCGTGGGCCTGATACTGGCCATGGGCACCCGCATCCTGCTGCTTTTGTCCATCTCCTGGGTGATGCGCCTGACCACGCCGCTCTTTAGCGTGTTAGGGACCGACTTCTCCGGACGCGACCTCATCCTGCTGGGCGGCGGCCTGTTCCTCATCGCCAAGTCCACCTTCGAGATCCACGAAAAGACCGAGGGCGGCGGCCACGGGCCGGACTCGCCGGGCCAGAAGGTCCTGACCTACGGTTCCGCCGTGGCCCAGATCGCCGTTCTGGACATCATCTTCTCGCTGGATTCGGTCATCACCGCCGTGGGCATGGTGCAATCCGTGACCATCATGATCGCTGCCGTGGTGGCGGCGGTCATCGTCATGATGATCTTCGCGGACCGCATCAGCGTCTTCGTGAAGAACCACCCCACCATCCAGATGCTGGCCTTGTCGTTCCTCATCCTTATCGGCGTGTTCCTGGTGGCCGAGGCCCTGGGCAAGCACATCGACCGGGGCTACATCTACTTCGCCATGGCCTTCTCCCTGGGCGTTGAGCTCCTGAACATGAAGGCCAGGAAGGCCTCCACGCGGAACTCAAGCGGCCACTAG
- a CDS encoding YihY/virulence factor BrkB family protein, which produces MPRSPIVLSWLVFVASSFLRNRGLLLAASLSYTTVLSLVPFLAVAFSVAKGFGIYETPLLRDVLLRLMAEKADVVDAILGYIQNTNVKALGFIGVATLFVTSVSLMTTMEEAFNIIWQAKTQRGLWNRFSNYITVILVCPIFILAAFSVTATLQNASVIQWMREIELLNRALTFGLKAVPMVMVSISLFIVYKFLPNVRVTAFAAMVGAGSAGLAWQSTQTLYIKYQIGVTGYNAIYGSFAQIPLLLIWLYISWLIVLAGAEIANASQNFSRIRLEDSAKSYSFADRRDLALILALMLTERAENRQPPLQAMEAALAVGMPVMLVEEELRRLARLGVAVRTEEGQEEDVPDTGGESYVLAAAPDKITVGELVVGWEGLRGEEGEGDLAQRYPALSAIKERLHTSCLEGSRQTLRDVWLGMPEDGRSETA; this is translated from the coding sequence ATGCCCCGCTCCCCGATCGTCCTCTCCTGGCTCGTGTTCGTGGCCTCCTCGTTTCTGCGAAATCGCGGACTCCTGCTGGCGGCGTCGCTGTCCTACACCACGGTGTTGTCGCTGGTGCCATTTCTGGCCGTGGCCTTTTCCGTGGCCAAAGGATTTGGCATCTACGAGACCCCCCTGCTGCGCGACGTGCTCCTGCGGCTCATGGCCGAAAAGGCCGACGTGGTGGACGCAATCCTCGGCTACATCCAGAATACCAACGTCAAGGCCCTGGGCTTCATCGGCGTGGCCACCCTGTTCGTCACCTCCGTAAGCCTCATGACCACCATGGAGGAGGCCTTCAACATCATCTGGCAAGCCAAGACCCAGCGCGGACTGTGGAACCGCTTTTCCAACTACATCACCGTGATCCTGGTGTGCCCCATATTCATCCTGGCGGCCTTCAGCGTCACGGCCACGTTGCAGAACGCGAGCGTGATCCAATGGATGCGCGAGATTGAACTTTTGAACCGCGCCCTGACCTTCGGCCTGAAGGCCGTGCCCATGGTGATGGTGTCCATCTCGCTGTTCATCGTCTACAAGTTCCTGCCCAATGTACGCGTCACCGCCTTCGCAGCCATGGTCGGGGCAGGGTCAGCCGGGCTGGCCTGGCAGAGCACCCAGACGCTCTACATCAAATATCAGATCGGCGTTACCGGCTACAACGCCATTTACGGCAGCTTCGCCCAGATCCCGCTGCTGCTGATCTGGCTGTACATCAGCTGGCTGATCGTGCTGGCTGGGGCGGAAATAGCCAACGCCAGCCAGAACTTCAGCCGCATACGCCTGGAAGACTCGGCAAAGAGCTACTCCTTCGCCGATCGCCGCGATCTGGCGCTGATCCTGGCGCTCATGCTCACCGAGCGCGCCGAGAACAGGCAACCGCCACTCCAGGCCATGGAGGCCGCCCTGGCCGTGGGCATGCCCGTCATGCTGGTGGAGGAGGAGCTGCGCAGGCTGGCGCGGCTGGGAGTGGCTGTTCGGACCGAAGAGGGACAAGAAGAAGACGTGCCGGACACCGGCGGGGAGAGCTACGTGCTGGCCGCCGCGCCGGACAAGATCACCGTGGGGGAACTGGTGGTGGGCTGGGAAGGTCTGCGCGGCGAGGAAGGCGAGGGCGATCTGGCCCAGCGTTACCCGGCCCTGTCCGCCATCAAGGAGAGGTTGCACACGTCCTGCCTGGAGGGTTCCAGGCAGACGCTCCGGGACGTGTGGCTCGGCATGCCCGAGGATGGCCGGAGCGAAACGGCCTGA
- a CDS encoding flagellar brake domain-containing protein: MDTRQAFSDGRDIFKTLPPGLPILFQFPGQKSSYKTSYVGTAPGDAVIMALPMNPGVTQLLAEAYSIVIRFVHEGQAYGFECHFVAAIRKPFPLLFVTYPHRVHQVTVRACERLALLERAVLSAGGTRLEGVMTDVSCGGCKVKLPRSESSLALAAGGEVVVEFSMSMEEDVPIALRGMLVEVDSEGKKVKCRVTFVKEQEKELSLLATFLQYVVQMLKD; encoded by the coding sequence ATGGACACCAGGCAGGCTTTTTCCGACGGTCGGGACATCTTCAAGACCTTGCCCCCTGGGCTGCCCATCCTGTTCCAATTCCCCGGCCAGAAATCCAGCTACAAGACAAGCTACGTGGGCACCGCGCCGGGCGACGCGGTCATCATGGCGCTGCCCATGAACCCCGGCGTCACCCAGCTCCTGGCCGAGGCGTATTCCATCGTGATCCGCTTCGTCCACGAGGGCCAAGCCTACGGTTTCGAGTGCCACTTCGTGGCCGCCATCAGAAAGCCCTTTCCGCTCCTGTTCGTCACGTATCCCCATCGCGTCCATCAGGTGACGGTGCGGGCCTGCGAACGCCTCGCCCTCCTGGAGCGGGCGGTGCTCTCGGCAGGAGGGACGCGCCTGGAGGGGGTGATGACCGACGTGAGCTGCGGGGGGTGCAAGGTCAAGCTGCCCCGCTCGGAATCCTCCCTGGCCCTGGCGGCGGGAGGCGAGGTGGTGGTGGAGTTCTCCATGAGCATGGAGGAGGACGTGCCGATCGCACTCAGGGGCATGCTGGTGGAGGTGGACAGCGAAGGCAAGAAGGTCAAATGCCGGGTGACTTTCGTCAAGGAGCAGGAAAAGGAGCTCTCTTTGCTGGCGACGTTCTTGCAGTATGTCGTCCAGATGCTGAAGGACTGA
- a CDS encoding ABC transporter ATP-binding protein, with translation MDDFISSAISVSGLSKSFGTGSARTTALEDVSLDVHPGELVLLMGPSGSGKTTLLSIMGCILRPDAGRLVIHGQDVAGLSDRELCQVRLEHIGFIFQNYNLFPTLRAVENVMVALDLKGVRGAKARNRAAEVMESVGLGSKLDSLPGDLSGGQKQRLAFARALVSDPGIILADEPTAALDSVNGRLVIGLLRDLALTHGRCVVVVTHDNRIFEFADRIVSIEDGRIHTAEGQS, from the coding sequence ATGGACGACTTCATCTCGTCGGCCATATCGGTCAGCGGCTTGAGCAAGTCCTTCGGCACGGGCTCGGCCCGCACCACCGCGCTGGAGGACGTGTCCCTGGACGTGCACCCTGGCGAGCTGGTGCTGCTCATGGGGCCGTCCGGCAGCGGAAAGACCACGCTCCTGTCCATCATGGGCTGCATCCTTCGGCCCGACGCGGGCAGGCTGGTGATCCACGGGCAGGACGTGGCCGGGCTTTCGGACCGCGAGCTCTGCCAGGTGCGCCTGGAGCACATCGGGTTCATCTTCCAGAACTACAACCTGTTTCCCACGCTTCGCGCCGTGGAGAACGTCATGGTGGCCCTGGACCTCAAGGGCGTCCGGGGGGCCAAGGCCCGCAACCGCGCCGCCGAGGTCATGGAATCCGTGGGCCTGGGCAGCAAGCTGGACAGCCTCCCCGGCGACCTCTCCGGCGGCCAGAAGCAGCGGCTGGCCTTCGCGCGCGCCCTGGTCTCCGATCCTGGCATCATCCTGGCCGACGAGCCCACGGCGGCTCTCGATTCGGTCAACGGTCGCCTGGTCATCGGGCTGTTGCGCGACCTGGCCCTCACCCACGGACGTTGCGTGGTGGTGGTCACCCACGACAACCGCATCTTCGAGTTCGCGGACCGCATCGTGAGCATCGAGGATGGGCGAATACATACTGCGGAGGGGCAATCATGA
- a CDS encoding HlyD family secretion protein has protein sequence MTRLLAILACVAGTLIGPVAAWNGESIISRIPQEGSWVAAAGRVEPVSEEMRLGFDIPGKILEVYVEEGDLVKKGQPMARLVDDDIKARLAQAKANEAAFKATLDKVLAGARPMERTEAAAALREAESVLSNARRENERRVKLVASGVISREEADRAEREYLVALQRTNQLRERFHLVDDPAREEDIRNAQAQYAQAQAQVAEAQAYADKALVRSPIDGVLLRKHRRAGEMVSTNFDTPVVTVGDVSTLRVRADVDEKDVARIEVGQRAYAMADAYGDKRFNGKVIRIARMLGRKNIRTDDPAERLDTKVLETLIEFEPGTSIPVGMRMDVFILLDGAGK, from the coding sequence ATGACCCGGCTGCTTGCGATACTGGCCTGCGTGGCGGGAACCCTCATCGGCCCGGTTGCCGCCTGGAACGGCGAGAGCATCATAAGCCGAATCCCCCAGGAGGGCTCCTGGGTGGCCGCCGCCGGGCGCGTGGAACCCGTGAGCGAGGAGATGCGCCTGGGGTTCGACATCCCCGGCAAGATCCTCGAGGTCTACGTGGAGGAGGGCGACCTGGTGAAGAAGGGCCAGCCCATGGCCCGGCTGGTGGACGACGACATAAAGGCCCGGCTGGCCCAGGCCAAGGCCAACGAGGCGGCCTTCAAGGCTACCCTGGACAAGGTGCTGGCCGGAGCGCGCCCCATGGAGCGCACCGAGGCCGCAGCCGCCCTGCGCGAGGCCGAATCCGTGCTCAGCAACGCTCGGCGCGAGAACGAGCGGCGCGTCAAGCTGGTGGCCAGCGGCGTCATCTCCCGCGAGGAGGCCGACCGAGCCGAGCGCGAGTATCTGGTTGCGCTGCAACGCACCAATCAGCTGCGCGAGCGCTTCCATCTGGTGGACGACCCCGCCCGCGAGGAGGACATCCGCAACGCCCAGGCACAGTACGCCCAGGCCCAGGCCCAGGTGGCCGAGGCCCAGGCCTACGCCGACAAGGCGCTGGTGCGCTCGCCCATCGACGGCGTGCTGCTGCGCAAGCACCGCCGGGCTGGCGAGATGGTATCCACCAACTTCGACACGCCCGTGGTCACCGTGGGCGACGTGTCCACCCTGCGGGTGCGCGCCGACGTGGACGAGAAGGACGTGGCCCGCATTGAAGTGGGGCAGCGCGCCTACGCCATGGCCGACGCCTACGGCGACAAGCGCTTCAATGGCAAGGTGATCCGCATCGCCAGGATGCTCGGGCGCAAGAACATCCGCACCGACGACCCGGCAGAACGCCTGGATACCAAGGTGCTGGAGACGCTCATCGAATTCGAGCCGGGAACGTCCATCCCTGTGGGGATGCGCATGGATGTGTTCATTTTGCTGGATGGCGCGGGGAAATAA
- a CDS encoding dihydrolipoyl dehydrogenase family protein — translation MASFDYDLGVIGGGAAGLTAAAGGARLGAKVLLIERSPHLGGDCLHHGCVPSKTLIASAKLRHQMARATDWGLPACEMPPVDFRQIAARIASVIERIQLHDSPERFCSLGVKVEFGTPEFTDEHCVCVNGQTVSANRWIVATGSSPAIPDILGLRQTPHLTNLDLFTLEELPSSLIVLGGGAIAVEMAQAFARLGSEVTIIQRSAQLLSSEDPDMAALVRERLETEGVTVLTGVQARYASVSYGLRHIGLRDASGQESQVSGKALLVAMGRKPNVAGLKLENAGVAYTEKGVPTDARLRTTGPNVFAAGDVLGKWQFTHAAGYEGGVALTNAVAHLPRKADYTLMPRATFCDPELASVGLNETAAAKAGVAVTVHTQQFSDNDRALADGTPRGFIKMLADSREKVVGVQILGSRAGDLLGEWVTALGGGVKLSAMAQAVHPYPTLAEINKRVVGEYLAPKIFDGMAPKILKALFGLKGRACG, via the coding sequence ATGGCGTCGTTCGACTACGATTTGGGCGTTATAGGCGGCGGTGCGGCGGGTCTCACTGCGGCGGCGGGCGGGGCGCGTCTGGGTGCCAAGGTACTTCTGATCGAACGGTCGCCGCATCTCGGCGGCGACTGTCTGCATCACGGCTGCGTGCCCTCCAAGACCCTCATCGCCTCGGCGAAGCTGCGCCACCAGATGGCCCGCGCAACAGACTGGGGCCTGCCCGCCTGCGAGATGCCCCCCGTGGATTTCCGCCAGATCGCCGCGCGCATCGCCTCAGTCATCGAGCGCATCCAGCTTCACGACTCGCCTGAGCGCTTCTGCTCGCTTGGGGTCAAGGTCGAGTTCGGCACTCCGGAGTTCACGGACGAGCACTGCGTATGCGTGAACGGCCAGACCGTCTCGGCCAACCGCTGGATCGTGGCCACGGGTTCCTCCCCGGCCATCCCGGACATTCTTGGCCTGCGCCAGACCCCGCATCTGACCAACCTGGACCTCTTCACGCTGGAGGAGCTGCCGTCCTCGCTGATCGTGCTGGGGGGCGGGGCCATCGCCGTCGAGATGGCCCAGGCCTTTGCCCGCCTGGGCAGCGAGGTGACCATCATCCAGCGGTCGGCCCAGCTGCTCTCAAGCGAAGACCCGGACATGGCCGCCCTGGTGCGCGAGCGCCTGGAGACCGAAGGCGTGACCGTTCTCACCGGCGTGCAGGCCCGCTACGCCAGCGTGTCCTACGGCCTGCGGCACATCGGCCTGCGCGACGCCTCCGGGCAGGAGAGCCAGGTGTCCGGCAAGGCCTTGCTGGTGGCCATGGGCCGCAAGCCCAACGTGGCGGGGCTGAAGCTGGAAAACGCCGGGGTGGCCTATACGGAGAAGGGCGTCCCCACGGACGCGCGGCTTCGCACCACCGGGCCTAACGTGTTCGCGGCGGGCGACGTGCTGGGCAAGTGGCAGTTCACCCACGCGGCGGGCTACGAGGGCGGCGTGGCCCTGACCAACGCTGTGGCGCACCTGCCGCGCAAGGCCGATTACACCCTCATGCCCAGGGCCACCTTCTGCGACCCGGAGCTAGCCAGCGTGGGACTGAACGAGACCGCAGCCGCCAAGGCCGGCGTGGCCGTGACCGTGCACACACAGCAGTTCTCGGACAACGACCGCGCCCTGGCTGACGGAACGCCGCGCGGATTCATCAAGATGCTGGCGGACAGCCGTGAGAAGGTGGTGGGGGTTCAGATCCTGGGCTCGCGCGCGGGCGACCTGCTGGGCGAATGGGTGACTGCCCTGGGCGGCGGCGTGAAGCTCTCGGCCATGGCCCAGGCGGTGCATCCCTATCCGACGCTGGCCGAGATCAACAAACGGGTGGTTGGGGAGTACCTGGCCCCGAAGATTTTCGACGGCATGGCACCCAAGATACTGAAGGCCCTGTTCGGCCTGAAGGGCCGCGCCTGCGGGTAG
- a CDS encoding FtsX-like permease family protein: MTYLIALRNLMHDKVRLVVTLTGVVFAVVLIAVQSGLFVGFTTATATVIDNTEADIWITARGMRNFDVTSPLPQKSYYQALSTPGVLDVRRLVVQFANWKKPDGGTESVEVVGYDLNAGLGKPWNVVEGTLDALNMTDTVVIDEVYKHKLGVEKLGDTVEVNGHRVRVVAFTRGIRSFTTSPYIFCSLPIAQTINGLREGKFTYALVKLSPGSSLESVRRALLARVDGVDVFTSSEFSKKTQTYWMFTTGAGLALLIAAALGLVVGVVVVAQTLYATTMDHLAEFGTLRAMGAPNSYIYRIIVIQALASAVAGYTLGISVAYVIVQFSEKGGASILLPPWLAAGLFVVTVCMCVGAALISINKVTTLDPVMVFKGR; the protein is encoded by the coding sequence ATGACGTATCTTATCGCGCTGCGAAACCTCATGCACGACAAGGTCCGCCTGGTGGTCACGCTCACAGGCGTGGTCTTCGCGGTGGTGCTTATTGCCGTGCAGTCCGGGTTGTTCGTGGGCTTCACCACCGCCACCGCCACGGTCATCGATAATACCGAGGCCGACATCTGGATCACTGCGCGCGGCATGCGCAACTTCGACGTCACCTCGCCGCTGCCCCAGAAATCCTACTACCAGGCGCTTTCCACGCCGGGCGTGCTGGACGTGCGCAGGCTGGTGGTCCAGTTCGCCAACTGGAAAAAGCCCGACGGCGGCACGGAGAGCGTGGAGGTGGTCGGCTACGACCTGAACGCCGGCCTGGGCAAGCCCTGGAACGTGGTGGAAGGCACGCTGGACGCCCTGAACATGACCGACACCGTGGTCATCGACGAAGTATACAAGCACAAGCTTGGCGTGGAAAAGCTCGGCGACACCGTGGAGGTCAACGGGCACCGCGTCCGGGTGGTGGCCTTCACCCGGGGCATCCGCTCCTTCACGACTTCCCCTTACATTTTCTGCTCCTTGCCCATCGCCCAGACCATAAACGGACTGCGCGAGGGCAAGTTCACCTACGCCCTGGTGAAGCTCTCGCCGGGCAGCTCGCTGGAGTCGGTCCGGCGCGCGCTGCTTGCGCGCGTGGACGGGGTGGACGTGTTCACCAGCAGCGAATTTTCCAAGAAGACCCAGACATACTGGATGTTCACCACGGGCGCTGGGCTGGCCCTGCTGATCGCCGCCGCCCTGGGCCTGGTTGTCGGCGTGGTGGTGGTTGCCCAGACGCTCTACGCAACCACCATGGACCACCTGGCCGAGTTCGGCACCCTGCGGGCCATGGGCGCGCCCAACTCCTACATTTACCGCATCATCGTCATCCAGGCCCTGGCCAGCGCAGTGGCGGGCTACACCCTGGGAATATCCGTCGCCTACGTCATCGTGCAGTTCTCCGAGAAGGGCGGGGCGTCCATCCTGCTGCCGCCGTGGCTGGCGGCGGGGCTGTTCGTGGTTACTGTGTGCATGTGCGTTGGCGCGGCCCTCATCTCCATCAACAAGGTCACCACGCTGGACCCGGTGATGGTCTTCAAGGGGCGCTGA
- a CDS encoding rubredoxin, protein MARPEDMYRCQTTNCGYVYDPDRGDRKSKTPPGTAFADLPEDWKCPVCGATKRCFRPVAGPGSTAEVVCETPR, encoded by the coding sequence ATGGCCAGACCGGAAGACATGTACCGTTGCCAGACCACCAACTGCGGCTACGTCTATGACCCGGACCGTGGCGACAGAAAGAGCAAAACTCCCCCCGGCACGGCCTTTGCGGACCTCCCCGAAGACTGGAAGTGTCCCGTCTGCGGGGCAACCAAACGGTGCTTCAGGCCTGTGGCCGGCCCCGGCTCCACAGCGGAAGTGGTCTGCGAGACGCCTCGATAA